The window GAGTTGTTCTCACGTCTTCCGGCCACTCTGGAACTGACATGCGCGGCTCTGGTATTCATGGTGATCCTTGCGGTACCGGCCGGCATCCTGTCCGCCCTCTACCGGCACACCCTGGTCGATCACCTGGGCCGTCTGGGTGCCCTTGCGGGGGCCTCGCTCCCCGGTTTTTGGCTGGGGCTCGTGCTCATCTACCTTTTTTCGGTGAAGCTCGGAATCTTGCCGGTGATGGGGCGGGGAGGACTTGAACACCTGGTGCTGCCCGCTGTTACCCTGGGCTTCGGGATGGCTGCCGTTTACGCCCGGGTCCTGCGGACCGGAATGCTGGATGTGCTGGGTCAGGACTACATCAAGGTCGCCCGGGCCAAGGGGTTGAAGGAAAAGTGGGTGATCGGGCGCCACGCCTTGAAGAACGCCCTTTTGCCCGCGGTGACGTTACTGGGCATGAGCTTCGGGCACCTTTTGGGGGGAGCGGTAATTGTGGAAACCATCTTTGCCTGGCCGGGCGTGGGAAAGTTTGCCGTGGAGTCCATCTTCAACCGGGACTACCCGGTGATCCAGGGATACGCCCTTTTCATGGCCGTGGTCTTTGTGCTGGCCAACCTTCTGGTGGACATATCCTACGTTTTCCTTGACCCGCGCATCCGCCTGGAAAGGGGGGAGTAGCCGGTGAGCATCTCGAAAAACTTCGGCGCTGGGGTTGCCGGTTACTCTGCCGCCGGGAAACCGGCGGGCCGGGCAAGGGCCGGACCGCGCGGGCTGCCGGGTGAGGCGCTGGCAAGACTCTGGCAGGATAAACTGGCTCTTTTGGGGCTGGTGATCATCCTGGCCGTGGTGGCCGTGGCGGTCTTTGCGCCCTATATTGCGCCCAACGACCCCGTAAAGGTGGATCTGGCGCAGCGTCTTGCACCGCCCGGCGCGCAGTACCCCCTGGGCACCGACCACCTGGGGCGCTGCCTTTTGTCGCGGTTGATCTATGGCACGAGGGTGTCCCTGGCCACGGCGGCTTTGGCCCTGACGGCAATCATGCTCATCAGCATTCCCCTGGGCACCCTGGCGGGCTACTGCGGGGGGCGGGTGGACAACGCCGTCATGCGGGTAGTTGACGTGTTGCTGGCCTTCCCGGGCCTGGTGCTGGCTCTGGTCATTGCCGGGATGCTGGGGCCGGGGCTTTTAAACGTGATGCTGGCCCTGGCCGCCGTCTGGTGGGTGGGGTACGCCCGGGTCATCCGGGGGATGGTTCTTTCGGTGAAAGAGAAGGAATTCGTCTTGGCGGCCCGGGCCTGCGGCACTCGTGAGTTGGGCATCATCACCCGGCACATCCTGCCCAACGTACTCTCCCCGGTGATCGTCCTGGCCACGCTGGATATGGGCAAGCTGATCCTGGCCATCTCCGGGCTTTCCTTCCTGGGCCTCGGCGCCCAGCCGCCCACGCCGGAGTGGGGGGCCATGCTGAACGACGGCCGCCCTTACATGCAGGTGGCGCCGCAGCTCATGGTCTACCCGGGTCTTTGCATCATGACGGTGGTGCTGGCCTTCAACCTGCTGGGCGACGGCTTAAGGGACGCCCTGGACCCGCGGGGGATTACCAGGTTTTAAAAAATAGGGGGAGAACCGGATGTCCCTTGTTCCTGTTTTAAAGGTGAATAATTTATCCACTCACTTTCATACCCGGCACGGTGTCATCAAGGCCGCAGACAGAGTTAGCTTCACGGTGGCGGCCGGGAAAACCCTGGGCCTGGTGGGGGAGAGCGGCTGCGGCAAGAGCGTTACGGCCCTGTCCATCCTGCGCCTGATTGAGCCGCCGGGAAGAATTCTCTCCGGGGAAGTCTGGTTAAACGGCTGCAACCTGCTCAAGCTTCCCCCAGGGCAGTTGCGGCAGGTGCGGGGCAGGGAAATAGCGCTGGTTTTCCAGGACCCGCTGACCTCCCTGAACCCGGTTTTAACCATCGGCACGCAGCTTGCGGAAACCATTGTCTCCCATGAAGAGGTATCCCGGGCGGAAGCGCGGCGGCGGGTGGCGGAGCTTCTTTTGCGCGTGGGCCTGCCCGACCCGGAAAGGCTCATGCGCCTGTATCCTTTTCAGCTTTCCGGGGGCATGCGCCAGCGGGTGATGATGGCCATGGCGCTCTCGCTGCGCCCGAAAGTTTTGATTGCCGATGAGCCCACCACCGCCCTGGACGTTACCGTCCAGGCCCAGATCCTGGCGGAGCTGAAGCGGCTGCAGGAAGAGCTGGGGATGGCGATCATCCTCATCACCCACGACCTGGGGGTGGTCGCGGCCATGGCCGACGAAGTGGCGGTGATGTACGCCGGATCGATTGTGGAGCGCGGCCCGGTGGCGCAAGTATTTGACCGTCCCGCCCACCCCTACACCCGGGCTTTGCTCCGTTCCGTGCCGCGCCTGGGCAGGGAAGAACTGGTGCCGGTGGTGGGACAGCCGCCGTTGCTTCTAAATCTCCCGGCCCATTGCGCCTTCCTCCCCCGCTGCCCGCAGGCGGGCGCGGCGTGCTGGGGGGAGAAGCCAGAATTGCGGGAGATCGGGCCGGGCCACGCGGCAGCCTGCCACCGTTTATTCCCCCGGGCCAGCTGAGAGAGGAGGGATGCGGGTGAGCCTCCTGGAGGTAAGGGATCTGGTTAAGCACTACCCGGGGAAAGGAGGGATTCTGGCTGGCCGCCGGGAAAAGGTGCGGGCGGTGGACGGCGTATCTTTCTCCTTGGCCCGGGGAGAGACCCTTGGCCTGGTGGGGGAGAGCGGCTGCGGCAAGAGCACCCTGGGGCGGCTGGTGGTACGGCTCGAAGAACCAACGGCCGGAAAAATCCTTTTTGCCGGCGAGGAGACCACCGGCCGGACGGAGGGAAAGCTGCGGGAACTGCGCCGCCACTTCCAGATCATCTTCCAGGACTCTTCTTCCTCTCTCAATCCGCGCCGCACGGTGGGAGCGACCATAGAGGAACCCCTGGCCAATTTCGGCGTGGCGAAAGAAGAGCGCCGGGAGCGGGTGGCTGAACTATTAACGCTTGTCGGCCTGGAATCGGAGCACGCCTCGCATTACCCGCACGAATTCAGCGGGGGGCAGCGCCAGCGCATAAACATCGCCCGGGCCCTGGCCCTGCAGCCGGAACTGGTGGTCTGCGACGAGCCGGTTTCCAGCCTGGACGTCTCCATCCGGGCGCAAGTTCTAAACCTTTTGCGGGAACTGAAAAGGCGGCTCAATCTTTCGTACCTCTTTATCTCGCATGACCTGGCCGCGGTGAATTATCTTGCCGACCGGGTGGCGGTGATGTACCTGGGCAAAATCGTGGAGATTCTGCCGGCAGAAGGCCTCGTATCACAGGCCCGCCACCCCTACACCCGGGCGCTCCTGCGGGCGGTGCCGGAGCCCGACCCGCGGCAAAAAACCGGCCAAAAACCGGTGGTGCGGGGCGAGCCGCCCGACCCGGGAAGGCCTCCTGCAGGCTGCCGCTTTCACCCCCGCTGCCCCGAGGCCCGCGACCTTTGCCGGCAGGAGGAGCCTGCTTTAAAGGAGGTGAGAGAGGCGCATTTGGTGGCGTGTCATTTAATTTGACGGAAAGATTAGGGGAAAGTGAGGGGGGTCAATAATGCATGGGAAAAAAGATATATTGCTCCTTGCTACTTACGG is drawn from Candidatus Desulforudis audaxviator MP104C and contains these coding sequences:
- a CDS encoding ABC transporter ATP-binding protein, yielding MSLVPVLKVNNLSTHFHTRHGVIKAADRVSFTVAAGKTLGLVGESGCGKSVTALSILRLIEPPGRILSGEVWLNGCNLLKLPPGQLRQVRGREIALVFQDPLTSLNPVLTIGTQLAETIVSHEEVSRAEARRRVAELLLRVGLPDPERLMRLYPFQLSGGMRQRVMMAMALSLRPKVLIADEPTTALDVTVQAQILAELKRLQEELGMAIILITHDLGVVAAMADEVAVMYAGSIVERGPVAQVFDRPAHPYTRALLRSVPRLGREELVPVVGQPPLLLNLPAHCAFLPRCPQAGAACWGEKPELREIGPGHAAACHRLFPRAS
- the nikC gene encoding nickel ABC transporter permease subunit NikC; the encoded protein is MSISKNFGAGVAGYSAAGKPAGRARAGPRGLPGEALARLWQDKLALLGLVIILAVVAVAVFAPYIAPNDPVKVDLAQRLAPPGAQYPLGTDHLGRCLLSRLIYGTRVSLATAALALTAIMLISIPLGTLAGYCGGRVDNAVMRVVDVLLAFPGLVLALVIAGMLGPGLLNVMLALAAVWWVGYARVIRGMVLSVKEKEFVLAARACGTRELGIITRHILPNVLSPVIVLATLDMGKLILAISGLSFLGLGAQPPTPEWGAMLNDGRPYMQVAPQLMVYPGLCIMTVVLAFNLLGDGLRDALDPRGITRF
- a CDS encoding ABC transporter ATP-binding protein, coding for MRVSLLEVRDLVKHYPGKGGILAGRREKVRAVDGVSFSLARGETLGLVGESGCGKSTLGRLVVRLEEPTAGKILFAGEETTGRTEGKLRELRRHFQIIFQDSSSSLNPRRTVGATIEEPLANFGVAKEERRERVAELLTLVGLESEHASHYPHEFSGGQRQRINIARALALQPELVVCDEPVSSLDVSIRAQVLNLLRELKRRLNLSYLFISHDLAAVNYLADRVAVMYLGKIVEILPAEGLVSQARHPYTRALLRAVPEPDPRQKTGQKPVVRGEPPDPGRPPAGCRFHPRCPEARDLCRQEEPALKEVREAHLVACHLI
- the nikB gene encoding nickel ABC transporter permease, which gives rise to MKSYLFRRILYLLPVMLGVSIITFALINLAPGDPAEIILRADGMEPTAEAVAVLREELGLNDPLYIQYGRWLWGVLHLDLGESFRTGRPVAEELFSRLPATLELTCAALVFMVILAVPAGILSALYRHTLVDHLGRLGALAGASLPGFWLGLVLIYLFSVKLGILPVMGRGGLEHLVLPAVTLGFGMAAVYARVLRTGMLDVLGQDYIKVARAKGLKEKWVIGRHALKNALLPAVTLLGMSFGHLLGGAVIVETIFAWPGVGKFAVESIFNRDYPVIQGYALFMAVVFVLANLLVDISYVFLDPRIRLERGE